One genomic window of Corythoichthys intestinalis isolate RoL2023-P3 chromosome 18, ASM3026506v1, whole genome shotgun sequence includes the following:
- the LOC130906097 gene encoding protein sprouty homolog 3, protein MELDGMDLQQVPVLSIDQIRAIRAHNDYVDRPVALELASQSGFFYAHDERHPHGIYSQYPQPSRHTALPRSQSQQHAHTSRISRSSTISSSMSRTSAGSDQRLLAGLTPSHSGLASVVRAQPKGELKADNSLSKILAEDELGRHQFICERCARCKCHECCAPRRLPSCWACGQRCLCSAESAVEYGTCLCCVKGIFYHCSAQDDEDNCADRPCSCAPAHALARWGTMGLLALCLPCLCCYPPARLCLALCRCAHDRATRPGCRCSNTNTVCRKISASNPNPGHPSVSKGAEKSL, encoded by the coding sequence ATGGAGCTGGACGGAATGGACCTCCAGCAGGTCCCGGTGCTGTCGATCGACCAGATCCGAGCCATCCGGGCCCACAATGACTATGTAGACCGGCCGGTGGCGCTGGAACTGGCGTCACAGTCGGGATTTTTCTACGCCCACGATGAGCGCCACCCACATGGGATATACTCGCAGTACCCTCAGCCGTCCCGCCACACCGCTCTGCCCCGCAGCCAAAGTCAGCAGCACGCTCACACGTCCCGCATCAGCCGCTCCAGTACCATCAGCTCCTCCATGTCCCGGACCAGCGCCGGTTCAGACCAGAGGCTGCTGGCGGGTCTGACGCCCTCGCACTCCGGCCTGGCCTCGGTGGTGCGCGCTCAACCAAAAGGGGAGCTCAAAGCTGACAATTCCTTAAGCAAAATCTTAGCCGAAGACGAACTAGGCCGGCACCAATTCATCTGCGAGCGCTGCGCCCGCTGCAAGTGCCACGAATGTTGCGCCCCGCGCCGACTGCCCTCCTGCTGGGCCTGCGGTCAGCGTTGCCTATGCTCAGCCGAAAGCGCGGTGGAGTATGGCACCTGCTTGTGCTGCGTCAAGGGCATTTTCTACCACTGCTCGGCTCAGGATGATGAGGACAACTGCGCCGACCGTCCGTGCTCTTGCGCCCCGGCCCACGCTCTGGCCCGCTGGGGCACCATGGGTCTCCTGGCTCTTTGCCTGCCCTGCCTATGCTGCTATCCCCCCGCCCGGCTGTGCCTCGCATTGTGCCGCTGTGCCCACGACCGGGCCACGCGACCCGGCTGCAGGTGCAGCAACACCAACACCGTGTGCCGCAAGATCTCTGCCTCCAACCCCAACCCGGGCCATCCCTCCGTAAGCAAAGGTGCGGAGAAGTCGCTATGA